In a single window of the Nocardioides massiliensis genome:
- a CDS encoding FAD binding domain-containing protein: protein MKPAPFGYRRPGSLTEALSAYADASDAKILAGGQSLIPLLSMRLANVAELIDINGIEELSRITVSGEGVRFGATVRHSDLLSHPQVAAVQPMISAALQHVAHATIRNRGTTVGSIVHADASGEMPTVFALLDGRLTVQSVRGTRELSADELFIGPLETSLAPDEIATEIFVPALPARHGVAFDEIARRHGDYALVGVGVVVGLGPDERITSVRAGYVSVSEVPTVVDLTEVLGDRTSDGLTDEALRAAGELALTHLEPEADIHATAHYRAQLVRVLTGRVVRAAYDDAVARSNRSEGTPSNARS from the coding sequence ATGAAGCCGGCTCCATTCGGCTACCGCCGGCCAGGATCGCTGACGGAGGCGCTGTCCGCCTACGCGGACGCGTCCGACGCCAAGATCCTGGCCGGCGGCCAGAGCCTGATTCCGTTGCTGTCGATGCGGCTCGCCAACGTCGCCGAGCTCATCGACATCAACGGGATCGAAGAACTGTCCCGCATCACCGTCTCGGGAGAGGGCGTCCGCTTCGGCGCGACCGTCCGCCACAGCGACCTGCTGTCCCACCCCCAGGTCGCAGCAGTGCAACCCATGATCTCCGCCGCGCTCCAGCACGTCGCCCACGCGACGATCCGCAACCGCGGCACCACGGTGGGCTCGATCGTCCACGCCGACGCCTCCGGTGAGATGCCCACGGTGTTCGCGCTGCTCGACGGCCGCCTCACCGTCCAGTCGGTCCGCGGCACCCGCGAGCTGTCTGCCGACGAGCTGTTCATCGGCCCGCTCGAGACCAGTCTGGCGCCCGACGAGATCGCCACCGAGATCTTCGTGCCGGCCCTGCCGGCACGCCACGGCGTCGCCTTCGACGAGATCGCCCGGCGCCACGGCGACTACGCCCTCGTCGGCGTCGGCGTCGTGGTGGGTCTGGGCCCCGACGAGCGGATCACCTCGGTCCGCGCCGGCTACGTCTCGGTCTCGGAGGTGCCGACCGTCGTCGACCTGACCGAGGTCCTGGGTGACCGGACTTCCGACGGACTCACCGACGAGGCCCTCCGGGCGGCCGGTGAGCTCGCGCTGACCCATCTCGAGCCCGAGGCAGACATCCACGCCACCGCGCACTACCGCGCCCAGCTCGTCCGTGTCCTCACCGGACGGGTGGTCCGCGCGGCGTACGACGACGCCGTGGCCCGCAGCAACCGCAGCGAAGGAACCCCGAGCAATGCCCGCTCCTGA
- a CDS encoding (2Fe-2S)-binding protein: protein MPAPEQTAVTLTVNGVQHQISVEPRRLLSDALRHDVGLTGTHVGCEHGVCGACTVLVDGKPTRACLMFAVAAQDYAITTVEGLTCADGSLSPVQQAFKDCHGLQCGFCTPGFLTTIAAGLEDNPDPTEDEARDMIAGNLCRCTGYQNIVASVLRAAEIQAENRAEQDGESA, encoded by the coding sequence ATGCCCGCTCCTGAACAGACCGCCGTCACCCTGACCGTCAACGGAGTCCAGCACCAGATCTCGGTCGAGCCGCGCCGGCTCCTGAGTGACGCGCTGCGCCACGACGTCGGACTCACCGGCACCCACGTCGGGTGCGAGCACGGCGTCTGCGGTGCGTGCACCGTGCTCGTCGACGGCAAGCCCACCCGGGCATGCCTGATGTTCGCCGTCGCAGCGCAGGACTACGCGATCACCACCGTGGAGGGCCTCACCTGTGCGGACGGTTCGCTGAGTCCGGTGCAGCAGGCGTTCAAGGACTGCCACGGTCTGCAGTGCGGCTTCTGCACGCCGGGCTTCCTCACCACGATCGCCGCCGGGCTCGAGGACAACCCCGACCCGACCGAGGACGAGGCGCGCGACATGATCGCCGGCAACCTGTGCCGCTGCACGGGCTACCAGAACATCGTCGCCTCCGTCCTCCGCGCCGCCGAGATCCAAGCCGAGAACAGGGCCGAGCAGGACGGGGAGTCGGCATGA
- the cutA gene encoding aerobic carbon-monoxide dehydrogenase large subunit, translating to MTTKSIGEPIARVEDARLVTGQGRYSDDLMPGALEMAVLRSPHAHARIVDIDLEPVLDLPGVHAVYTYEDLTGPMAEPLPLLIPHPTLTHGRTQYALAKDEVNYVGEAIAVVVADDRYIAEDAVGRITVQYDFLPPVVGITNARAAERLVHDDVPGNVAARMEQGFGDAAAAIAKAPHTLVLDIEVERSAATPMEGRGTVARWDRDLGRMSVWSSTQTSTGVRAAIASKLGLDLGQVDLVTPDVGGGFGVKIVHPWPEELLVPFAARALGRPVKFIEDRREHFISSAHERGQQQHIEVGFDDDGRVLGVDFQFWHDHGAYTPYGLIVPIITSTQFLGPYKIPNYHVVFESLYTNTVIVTPYRGAGRPQAVYAMERMLDAIAAHLGLDRTLVRERNFIQPDEFPYAHGEMSFQDGRPLIYDSGNYPELMQKAKDLVGWEDFERFRDEARAEGRKVGIGIACYVEGTGVGPYEGGHVTIETSGKVKVSTGLTTQGQGHQTAFAQIVADELGARFEDIEVVTGDTRRSPYSVGTFASRAAVMSGSAIALAARKAKEKALRLAAQALEVDESDLEISDGVVSVKGAPGTAIDLGTLAVLSNPLRYAFDEASKAATQFVVGDPGKPPVAEGEEPGL from the coding sequence ATGACGACCAAGTCCATCGGCGAGCCGATCGCCCGGGTCGAGGACGCGCGCCTGGTCACCGGCCAGGGCCGCTACTCCGACGACCTGATGCCCGGCGCCCTCGAGATGGCGGTGCTGCGCAGCCCGCACGCCCACGCCCGCATCGTCGACATCGACCTCGAGCCGGTCCTCGACCTGCCGGGGGTGCACGCGGTCTACACCTACGAGGACCTCACCGGCCCGATGGCCGAGCCGCTGCCGCTGCTCATCCCGCACCCCACGCTCACGCACGGGCGCACGCAGTACGCCCTGGCGAAGGACGAGGTCAACTACGTCGGCGAGGCGATCGCCGTGGTCGTCGCCGACGACCGCTACATCGCCGAGGACGCCGTCGGCCGCATCACGGTGCAGTACGACTTCCTCCCGCCCGTCGTCGGCATCACCAACGCGCGCGCAGCGGAGCGGCTGGTGCACGACGACGTCCCCGGCAACGTCGCGGCCCGCATGGAGCAGGGCTTCGGTGACGCAGCCGCGGCCATCGCGAAGGCGCCCCACACGCTGGTGCTCGACATCGAGGTCGAGCGCAGCGCCGCCACCCCGATGGAGGGCCGCGGCACGGTCGCGCGCTGGGACCGCGATCTGGGCCGGATGAGCGTGTGGAGCTCGACCCAGACCTCCACCGGGGTTCGGGCCGCGATCGCCTCGAAGCTCGGCCTCGACCTCGGTCAGGTCGACCTGGTCACCCCCGACGTGGGTGGCGGCTTCGGCGTGAAGATCGTCCACCCGTGGCCCGAGGAGCTGCTCGTGCCGTTCGCGGCCCGGGCCCTGGGCCGTCCGGTGAAGTTCATCGAGGACCGGCGCGAGCACTTCATCTCCTCGGCCCACGAGCGCGGCCAGCAGCAGCACATCGAGGTCGGCTTCGACGACGACGGCCGCGTGCTGGGCGTGGACTTCCAGTTCTGGCACGACCACGGCGCCTACACGCCGTACGGCCTGATCGTCCCGATCATCACCTCGACGCAGTTCCTGGGTCCCTACAAGATCCCGAACTACCACGTTGTGTTCGAGAGCCTCTACACCAACACCGTCATCGTCACGCCCTACCGCGGAGCCGGCCGTCCGCAGGCCGTCTATGCGATGGAGCGGATGCTCGACGCGATCGCGGCCCACCTCGGGCTCGACCGCACGCTGGTGCGCGAGCGCAACTTCATCCAGCCCGACGAGTTCCCCTACGCCCACGGCGAGATGAGCTTCCAGGACGGTCGCCCGCTGATCTACGACTCGGGCAACTACCCCGAGCTCATGCAGAAGGCCAAGGACCTCGTCGGGTGGGAGGACTTCGAGCGCTTCCGCGACGAGGCGCGCGCCGAGGGCCGCAAGGTCGGCATCGGCATCGCCTGCTACGTCGAGGGCACCGGTGTCGGTCCCTACGAGGGCGGCCACGTCACCATCGAGACCAGCGGCAAGGTCAAGGTCTCCACGGGTCTGACCACGCAGGGTCAGGGCCACCAGACCGCCTTCGCCCAGATCGTCGCCGACGAGCTCGGCGCGCGGTTCGAGGACATCGAGGTCGTCACGGGCGACACCCGACGCTCGCCGTACTCCGTCGGCACCTTCGCCTCGCGCGCCGCCGTCATGAGCGGCTCGGCGATCGCGCTGGCGGCGCGCAAGGCCAAGGAGAAGGCACTGCGGCTCGCCGCGCAGGCGCTCGAGGTCGACGAGAGCGACCTGGAGATCAGCGACGGCGTCGTCTCCGTGAAGGGCGCTCCCGGGACCGCGATCGACCTGGGCACCCTCGCGGTGCTGTCGAACCCGCTGCGCTACGCGTTCGACGAGGCGTCGAAGGCGGCCACGCAGTTCGTCGTCGGCGATCCGGGCAAGCCCCCGGTCGCGGAGGGGGAGGAGCCGGGGCTCG
- a CDS encoding uracil-xanthine permease family protein — MSGMFSWKLVHDGKTPPPGESVGPYERMSWGRTVGIGAQHVVAMFGATFVFPVVMGLDPNLAILFSGIATIIFLLVVKNAVPSYLGTSAAFVAGVAAIRAQGGDSAEVTGAIMVAGLLLLVVGVIVHFTGAGVLRKLLPPAVTGAVVMLIGFNLAPVVAGIYWPQDQWVGLAVAVFMVMGAVLFPGFWARIAVFLGLIFGFVLSWVLDITIGGVERTAEDGTTAAVDRVGFAGLGDAPWFGLPSGTLADGVSAVHAPSISLTFVLLVIPGVIALIAENVGHVRAVAEMTGDDLDPYMGRALGADGFATALASSFGGAPTTTYAENIGVMSATRIYSTAAYYVAAVFAIILGLCPKFGVIINAIPGGVLGGVTLVLYGMIGLIGAKIWVDNGVDFGNPVNMVPLAAGLIAGIGDVTLRVTDNFELSGIAFGTLLVIVLYHLVKGREPALDKPEEDPTYT, encoded by the coding sequence ATGTCAGGCATGTTCAGCTGGAAGCTAGTCCACGACGGGAAGACCCCGCCGCCCGGCGAGTCCGTCGGTCCGTACGAGCGGATGAGCTGGGGCCGCACCGTCGGCATCGGGGCCCAGCACGTCGTCGCGATGTTCGGCGCGACCTTCGTCTTCCCCGTGGTCATGGGGCTCGACCCCAACCTCGCCATTCTCTTCTCGGGCATCGCCACGATCATCTTCCTGCTGGTCGTCAAGAACGCCGTCCCCAGCTACCTGGGGACCTCCGCCGCCTTCGTGGCCGGCGTCGCTGCGATCCGCGCGCAGGGCGGTGACTCCGCCGAAGTCACCGGCGCGATCATGGTCGCCGGTCTGCTGCTGCTCGTGGTCGGTGTGATCGTCCACTTCACCGGGGCCGGCGTGCTCCGCAAGCTGTTGCCGCCCGCCGTCACCGGCGCGGTCGTCATGCTGATCGGCTTCAACCTCGCCCCGGTCGTGGCGGGCATCTACTGGCCGCAGGACCAGTGGGTCGGCCTGGCGGTCGCGGTGTTCATGGTCATGGGCGCCGTGCTGTTCCCGGGCTTCTGGGCCCGCATCGCGGTCTTCCTGGGCCTGATCTTCGGCTTCGTCCTGTCCTGGGTGCTCGACATCACCATCGGTGGCGTGGAGCGCACGGCGGAGGACGGCACCACGGCCGCCGTCGACCGGGTCGGCTTCGCCGGGCTCGGCGACGCGCCGTGGTTCGGTCTGCCGAGCGGCACGCTCGCCGACGGCGTCAGCGCCGTCCACGCGCCCAGCATCTCGCTCACCTTCGTGCTGCTGGTCATCCCAGGCGTCATCGCCCTCATCGCCGAGAACGTCGGTCACGTCCGGGCCGTGGCCGAGATGACCGGCGACGACCTCGACCCCTACATGGGTCGCGCGCTCGGTGCGGACGGCTTCGCGACCGCGCTGGCCAGCTCGTTCGGTGGTGCGCCCACCACGACGTACGCCGAGAACATCGGTGTCATGTCGGCCACCCGGATCTACTCCACGGCCGCCTACTATGTCGCCGCGGTGTTCGCGATCATCCTCGGGCTGTGCCCGAAGTTCGGCGTGATCATCAACGCCATCCCGGGCGGCGTGCTCGGCGGTGTGACCTTGGTGCTCTACGGCATGATCGGTCTCATCGGCGCGAAGATCTGGGTCGACAACGGCGTGGACTTCGGCAACCCGGTCAACATGGTGCCGCTGGCCGCCGGCCTGATCGCCGGCATCGGTGACGTCACCCTCAGGGTCACCGACAACTTCGAGCTCAGCGGCATCGCCTTCGGCACCCTGCTGGTCATCGTGCTCTACCACCTGGTCAAGGGCCGCGAGCCCGCACTCGACAAGCCTGAAGAGGACCCCACCTACACATGA
- a CDS encoding PucR family transcriptional regulator: MRDSYRVPVRDVLEVGGLLKSRILAGQGGQGRTITTVSIVEAPDVLDWVRPHTFVMTGGFPLRHLDPTGGLSTAGLCRFLSQLDDLEVAGLGVQFGTHLDELPPEVLELADELEFPIVSLPADVPFDQLFSQMMVDVAGVQNDVLQRTYELHALLEGLLLEGADVQRIAEQIASVLALGVLVTSVDGRQMAAVMTEEMRAELAEADLYDETGRFRVERIRTPAQTAGGGQLVAEPIVAAGNDLARLVAFAPEHAIGEDVRYALQRAASLLALQITQRQALNVVENKYRGDFLRDVLSGRSKNREHAEVYAVGLGWRLDMPCIVVAAQIDPQDPREEPASTRVRRAWQSRFHLAWTQVVGRESPAYPVADFGDEVVVILSLPEGREDLAAEPAAAVAELQQMVERIVRSVSGDRGGGRRPFSVGTSRLVRGFEQLPAAYQQARRATEVGRRFTGGSSTSHFDNLGIHRLIGLIPDIDELTVFAQDILGELAEETAQATELRTTLQVLLDHNLNVAEASRELLMHYNTMRYRIGKLEKILGPFTTDANLRLNVAVALEVHKIQQ, from the coding sequence ATGAGAGACAGCTACCGGGTGCCCGTGCGCGACGTCCTGGAGGTCGGTGGGCTGCTGAAGTCGCGGATCCTCGCGGGTCAGGGTGGGCAGGGCCGGACCATCACGACGGTGAGCATCGTGGAGGCACCCGACGTCCTCGACTGGGTGCGTCCGCACACCTTCGTCATGACCGGGGGCTTCCCGCTGCGCCACCTCGACCCGACCGGCGGCCTGTCCACCGCCGGACTGTGCCGGTTCCTCTCGCAGCTGGACGACCTCGAGGTGGCGGGGCTGGGCGTGCAGTTCGGGACGCATCTCGACGAGCTGCCGCCCGAGGTGCTGGAGCTTGCCGACGAGCTCGAGTTCCCGATCGTGAGCCTGCCCGCCGACGTGCCGTTCGACCAGCTGTTCTCGCAGATGATGGTCGACGTCGCGGGTGTGCAGAACGACGTCCTGCAGCGCACCTACGAGCTGCACGCGTTGCTCGAGGGTCTGCTGCTGGAGGGCGCGGACGTCCAGCGGATCGCCGAGCAGATCGCGTCGGTGCTTGCGCTCGGTGTCCTGGTGACGAGTGTCGACGGGCGGCAGATGGCCGCCGTGATGACCGAGGAGATGCGCGCCGAGCTGGCCGAGGCGGACCTCTACGACGAGACGGGTCGGTTCCGGGTCGAGCGCATCCGGACGCCGGCCCAGACCGCCGGCGGCGGGCAGCTGGTCGCTGAGCCGATCGTCGCGGCGGGCAACGACCTGGCGCGGCTGGTCGCCTTCGCTCCGGAGCACGCCATCGGCGAGGACGTGCGCTACGCGCTGCAGCGGGCGGCGAGCCTGCTGGCGCTGCAGATCACGCAGCGCCAGGCGCTCAACGTCGTGGAGAACAAGTACCGCGGCGACTTCCTGCGCGACGTGCTCAGTGGACGGTCTAAGAACCGCGAGCACGCCGAGGTGTACGCCGTCGGGCTGGGCTGGCGCCTCGACATGCCGTGCATCGTCGTGGCGGCGCAGATCGACCCGCAGGATCCGCGGGAGGAGCCGGCCTCCACACGCGTGCGGCGCGCCTGGCAGTCGCGCTTCCACCTCGCGTGGACGCAGGTGGTCGGGCGCGAGTCGCCGGCGTACCCGGTGGCGGACTTCGGTGACGAGGTCGTGGTGATCCTGTCGCTGCCCGAGGGGCGTGAGGACCTCGCCGCCGAGCCGGCCGCGGCAGTCGCCGAGCTGCAGCAGATGGTCGAGCGGATCGTCCGGAGCGTCTCGGGCGACCGGGGCGGCGGGCGACGCCCGTTCTCGGTCGGGACCAGCCGGCTGGTCCGCGGCTTCGAGCAGTTGCCGGCCGCCTACCAGCAGGCGCGGCGCGCGACCGAGGTCGGCCGCCGGTTCACGGGCGGCAGCAGCACCTCCCACTTCGACAACCTGGGCATCCACCGGCTGATCGGGTTGATCCCGGACATCGACGAGCTCACGGTCTTCGCCCAGGACATCCTGGGCGAGCTCGCCGAGGAGACCGCCCAGGCGACGGAGCTGCGCACGACCCTGCAGGTGCTCCTCGACCACAACCTCAACGTCGCCGAGGCCTCCCGCGAGCTGCTCATGCACTACAACACGATGCGCTACCGGATCGGTAAGCTGGAGAAGATCCTCGGTCCGTTCACCACCGACGCGAACCTCCGCCTCAACGTCGCCGTCGCCCTCGAGGTGCACAAGATCCAGCAGTGA